A stretch of Arthrobacter sunyaminii DNA encodes these proteins:
- a CDS encoding SURF1 family protein, producing the protein MYRFLLSGRWLGWFALTALLSVACSSLGMWQLDRRDAIREDIGNVVNNYDAAPVPFEDAAGLFEDYDPAKEWLPVSMTGVYDTENQRIVRNRPLSGRAGYEVVVPLKLSDGTAVVINRGWLPIGNDEAGKPDAVPAAPGGEVTVVARIKPAEPDVSRGAPEGQLASINLSQYQDEVGYELEQGAYGLMASEDPRPDIVPEAAPKPSVDEGPHLSYAMQWFAFGVMLFVGLGYAARQEALNLRYGDEDEWEEEDDDEMIAAHPAPSRPRRPRRQRGSTQEDEEDALLDAQGY; encoded by the coding sequence ATGTACCGTTTCCTCCTCTCCGGCCGCTGGCTGGGCTGGTTTGCCCTGACCGCCCTGCTCTCCGTGGCATGTTCATCCCTGGGGATGTGGCAGCTTGACCGGCGCGACGCCATCCGGGAAGACATCGGCAACGTGGTCAACAACTACGACGCCGCCCCGGTGCCGTTCGAGGACGCCGCCGGCCTCTTCGAGGATTATGACCCGGCCAAAGAATGGCTGCCGGTTTCCATGACCGGGGTCTATGACACAGAAAACCAGCGCATTGTCCGGAACCGGCCGCTCAGCGGACGCGCCGGATACGAAGTGGTGGTTCCGCTGAAACTCTCCGACGGCACCGCAGTGGTGATCAACCGCGGCTGGCTGCCGATCGGCAACGACGAAGCAGGCAAGCCCGACGCCGTGCCGGCTGCTCCCGGCGGCGAGGTAACCGTCGTCGCGCGCATCAAGCCCGCTGAACCGGACGTGAGCCGAGGTGCTCCCGAAGGGCAGCTGGCGTCCATCAATTTGAGCCAGTACCAGGATGAAGTGGGGTACGAACTGGAGCAGGGAGCCTATGGCCTGATGGCCAGCGAGGACCCGCGCCCCGACATCGTTCCGGAAGCTGCCCCCAAGCCGTCAGTGGATGAGGGCCCGCATCTTTCCTACGCCATGCAGTGGTTCGCGTTCGGTGTCATGCTGTTTGTCGGGCTCGGCTATGCCGCCCGCCAGGAAGCGCTGAACCTGCGCTACGGCGATGAAGATGAGTGGGAAGAGGAGGACGACGACGAAATGATCGCCGCCCACCCCGCCCCGAGCCGCCCCCGCCGTCCGCGCAGGCAGCGCGGCAGCACCCAGGAAGATGAAGAGGACGCCCTGCTGGACGCGCAGGGCTACTAG
- a CDS encoding cupin domain-containing protein, translating to MEKKSLTALARNQLQIAGEASSGRSAQTVYGGHEHVLRQTIIALNAGFVLDEHDNPGEATIHVLKGRVRLLAEGHSWEGSAGDLLIVPQARHSLEAVEDSAVLLTVAKLDR from the coding sequence ATGGAAAAAAAGTCTCTCACCGCATTGGCGCGGAACCAGCTGCAGATTGCCGGCGAAGCTTCCAGCGGCCGCAGCGCCCAGACCGTTTACGGCGGACATGAACACGTGCTTCGGCAAACAATCATCGCCCTGAACGCCGGATTTGTTCTGGACGAGCACGATAATCCCGGTGAAGCGACCATTCACGTGCTCAAAGGGCGTGTTCGGCTGCTGGCCGAAGGTCACTCCTGGGAAGGATCCGCCGGGGACCTGTTGATAGTGCCCCAGGCGCGGCACTCCCTGGAGGCGGTGGAAGACTCAGCGGTGCTGCTGACCGTAGCCAAGCTGGACCGCTGA
- a CDS encoding beta-ketoacyl-ACP reductase, producing MQNNTQPSTGRSVLVTGGNRGIGLAIAQAFVANGDQVAITYRSGDVPEGMLGVKADVTDMASVDAAFSEVEAAHGPVEVLVANAGITRDTLLLRMSEDDFTDVVDTNLTGAFRVIKRASKGMIKLRRGRVVLISSVVGLYGSPGQINYAASKSGLIGIARSLTRELGSRNITANVVAPGFINTDMTRALPEDTQKNYLSSIPANRFAEPEEVAGVVRWIASPEAAYISGAVIPVDGGLGMGH from the coding sequence GTGCAGAACAACACCCAGCCGTCCACCGGCCGCAGCGTCCTGGTTACCGGCGGAAACCGCGGAATCGGGCTGGCCATAGCCCAGGCATTCGTTGCCAACGGCGACCAGGTGGCGATCACCTACCGCAGCGGAGACGTGCCGGAGGGCATGCTCGGCGTCAAGGCGGATGTGACCGACATGGCATCGGTGGATGCCGCATTCTCCGAGGTCGAAGCAGCGCACGGGCCCGTGGAAGTGCTGGTGGCCAATGCCGGCATCACCCGCGACACCCTGCTCCTGCGGATGAGCGAGGACGATTTCACCGACGTCGTGGACACCAACCTCACCGGGGCATTCCGGGTCATCAAGCGGGCGTCCAAGGGCATGATCAAGCTGCGCCGCGGGCGGGTTGTCCTGATCTCCTCCGTGGTGGGGCTGTACGGCTCGCCCGGCCAGATCAACTACGCGGCTTCCAAATCCGGTCTGATCGGCATTGCCCGGTCGCTGACCAGGGAGCTGGGCTCCCGGAACATCACCGCCAACGTGGTGGCACCGGGGTTCATCAACACTGACATGACCCGGGCTCTGCCCGAGGACACGCAGAAGAACTATCTCTCCTCCATCCCGGCCAACCGGTTCGCTGAACCCGAAGAGGTTGCCGGTGTGGTGCGCTGGATTGCCAGCCCCGAAGCCGCCTACATTTCCGGCGCTGTCATCCCCGTTGACGGAGGTCTGGGAATGGGTCACTAA
- the serB gene encoding phosphoserine phosphatase SerB: protein MPAPNSPENSAAPEYSVVSYGRELGDAYLAAVQRAVGVAGGRILELENAPGDGYAVTKLLVEYDGGIETLRMAVTAAAAALGADAQGAASAVVPSCLLEPARKLLVMDVDSTLIKQEVIELLAAHAGREAEVAAVTEAAMRGELDFAQSLHQRVRALAGLPESVISEVGARIELSDGAEALVKEFLAAGHAVAVVSGGFSQVLDPLAERLQLTCAKANLLGIADGVLTGTVEGAVVDRAVKAESLRTWAAALGIEQRHTIAVGDGANDLDMLAAAALGVAFNAKPAVQAAADAVLNLPNLDVVQHFVKL from the coding sequence ATGCCCGCTCCCAACTCCCCCGAAAACAGTGCCGCTCCCGAATACAGTGTTGTCAGCTACGGTCGGGAACTGGGTGACGCCTATCTCGCTGCCGTTCAGCGTGCCGTAGGTGTAGCTGGCGGCCGCATCCTGGAACTGGAGAATGCCCCGGGGGACGGTTATGCCGTCACCAAGCTGCTGGTGGAGTATGACGGCGGTATCGAAACTTTGCGGATGGCGGTCACCGCAGCCGCAGCGGCACTTGGCGCTGATGCGCAGGGGGCCGCCAGCGCCGTCGTGCCCTCATGCCTGCTGGAGCCGGCGCGGAAGCTGCTGGTCATGGACGTGGATTCCACCCTGATCAAGCAGGAAGTTATCGAGCTGCTGGCCGCCCACGCGGGCCGCGAAGCCGAGGTTGCCGCCGTCACTGAAGCGGCGATGCGCGGAGAACTGGACTTCGCCCAGAGCCTGCATCAGCGTGTCAGGGCGCTGGCCGGGCTGCCGGAGTCCGTCATCTCGGAAGTGGGCGCCCGCATTGAGCTGTCCGACGGCGCGGAGGCGCTGGTCAAGGAATTCCTGGCTGCCGGGCACGCGGTGGCCGTAGTGTCAGGAGGCTTCAGCCAGGTCCTTGATCCGCTGGCCGAACGCCTGCAGCTGACCTGCGCCAAAGCCAACCTTCTGGGCATTGCCGACGGCGTGCTGACCGGCACCGTGGAAGGCGCCGTGGTGGACCGCGCAGTCAAAGCCGAGTCCCTGCGCACCTGGGCAGCGGCACTGGGCATTGAACAGCGCCACACCATTGCGGTGGGCGACGGGGCCAATGACCTGGACATGCTGGCGGCGGCCGCACTGGGGGTGGCGTTCAACGCCAAACCGGCAGTGCAGGCCGCCGCGGATGCCGTGCTGAACCTGCCCAATCTGGACGTGGTGCAGCACTTTGTGAAGCTCTAG
- a CDS encoding TrmH family RNA methyltransferase gives MTLHYLKSAADPRVADYTGLTDTALRRRREPEEGMYIAESSKVLRRALDAGHRPRSFFLAEKWIPDLQDLLDRYPEVPAYVGTADVLEEITGFHLHRGALAAMERPAPLELEPLLAGARRVAVLEDIVDHTNIGAIFRSAAALGVDAVLVSPRCADPLYRRAIRVSMGTVFQVPWVRLTQWPGQLEVLRKAGFVTAALALAEDSLTLDELSSRRDERLALVLGTEGDGLAAGTLSAVDLTVRIPMSGGVDSLNVAAASAVAFWECRARSQQ, from the coding sequence GTGACCCTCCACTATCTGAAATCAGCAGCCGATCCGCGTGTGGCCGACTACACCGGCCTAACCGACACCGCCCTGCGCCGCCGCCGGGAACCTGAAGAAGGCATGTATATTGCCGAATCCTCCAAGGTGCTTCGCCGGGCACTGGACGCAGGACACCGGCCGCGCTCCTTTTTCCTCGCCGAGAAGTGGATTCCGGACCTCCAGGACCTCCTGGACCGGTACCCCGAGGTGCCTGCCTACGTGGGAACCGCGGACGTCCTGGAGGAAATCACCGGGTTCCACCTGCACCGCGGTGCACTGGCAGCCATGGAACGGCCGGCGCCGCTGGAGCTGGAGCCCCTGCTGGCGGGAGCCCGCCGGGTGGCTGTGCTGGAAGACATTGTGGACCACACCAACATCGGGGCGATCTTCCGGTCCGCCGCGGCGCTGGGCGTGGACGCCGTACTGGTCAGCCCCCGCTGCGCGGACCCGCTGTACCGGCGGGCAATCCGGGTCAGCATGGGGACCGTGTTCCAGGTGCCGTGGGTGCGCCTGACACAGTGGCCCGGCCAGTTGGAAGTCCTGCGGAAGGCCGGTTTCGTCACTGCTGCGCTGGCGCTGGCTGAGGACTCCCTGACCCTGGACGAGCTCAGCTCGCGCCGCGATGAGCGCCTCGCCCTGGTGCTTGGAACCGAAGGGGACGGCCTCGCCGCGGGAACCCTTTCCGCCGTGGACCTTACCGTCCGCATTCCGATGAGCGGGGGCGTGGATTCCCTGAACGTCGCTGCCGCCAGCGCCGTGGCCTTCTGGGAATGCCGGGCCCGGTCCCAGCAGTAA
- a CDS encoding ABC transporter ATP-binding protein — protein sequence MSDVLEFAAVSVVRGGKTLLDAVDWQVKEGERWVIMGPNGAGKTTLLQIAGGRMHPTRGVAGILEEVLGTVDVFELRPRIGLASAALANQIPEHETVLNVVLTASYGMTGRWREKYEKLDERRAFRLLHDWGMSTFMNRNFSSLSEGERKRVQIARALMTDPELLLLDEPAAGLDLAGREDLVARLSELAADEEAPAMVLVTHHLEEVPPGFTHALLLRDGGVVASGPIGDVFTETNLSTAFDLPLNVQHDGGRWSATARR from the coding sequence ATGAGTGATGTTCTTGAATTTGCTGCCGTAAGTGTCGTCCGCGGCGGCAAGACCCTGTTGGATGCAGTTGACTGGCAGGTCAAGGAGGGGGAGCGCTGGGTCATCATGGGCCCCAACGGCGCCGGCAAGACCACTCTGCTGCAGATCGCTGGCGGACGCATGCACCCCACCCGCGGTGTCGCCGGAATCCTTGAGGAAGTCCTCGGAACCGTTGATGTCTTTGAGCTCCGGCCCCGGATCGGCCTGGCATCAGCCGCCCTTGCGAACCAGATCCCGGAACACGAAACCGTCCTCAACGTGGTGCTGACCGCCTCCTACGGCATGACCGGCCGGTGGCGGGAGAAGTACGAAAAGCTGGACGAACGCCGTGCCTTCCGCCTCCTCCATGACTGGGGCATGTCCACCTTCATGAACCGTAATTTTTCCTCCCTGAGCGAGGGTGAACGCAAGCGCGTGCAGATTGCCCGCGCCCTGATGACCGATCCCGAACTCCTGCTGCTGGACGAGCCGGCCGCCGGGCTGGACCTCGCCGGCCGGGAAGACCTGGTTGCACGGCTGTCCGAGCTGGCCGCAGATGAAGAGGCGCCGGCCATGGTGCTTGTGACCCACCACCTTGAAGAGGTGCCCCCGGGTTTCACCCACGCGCTGCTGCTGCGCGACGGCGGCGTTGTGGCCTCGGGTCCCATCGGGGATGTCTTCACCGAGACGAATCTCAGCACCGCCTTTGATTTGCCGCTGAACGTGCAGCACGACGGCGGCCGCTGGTCCGCCACCGCCCGCCGCTGA
- the pepN gene encoding aminopeptidase N, with translation MSNQNLRRDEAAARSALISVDAYDVDLDLSSAEDPETGGFRSRSTVTFRCAEPGAATFLDFIHGGVHSVVLNGRELPLDSAVDGTRVHLPGLELENTVTVEGTALYSRSGEGMHRFTDPADGRTYLYTQYEPADARRVFANFEQPDLKASFTFHVTAPSAWEVASNGVETNRTELDSGFSRWDFAPTQRISTYITTVLAGPYFKAEDAWSTTLPDGSVLDIPLGAYCRSSLAEHFDPQNIFEITKQGLAYFHELFAYPYPFGKYDQAFVPEYNLGAMENPGLVTFTESYVFRSKATEAQYEARANTILHEMAHMWFGDLVTMKWWDDLWLKESFADYMGALAVDQATGFTNSWVSFANRRKAWAYTQDQLPTTHPIVADITDLEAAKQNFDGITYAKGASVLKQLVAYVGFDAFINAARGYFRDHAYGNTTLSDLLSALTVASGRDMGAWSRRWLQTAGVPLLTTEVETDDDGVITSLTIVQNAPDPVSGEQVPRPHRLRIGLYNPDAAGALVRTGSVEIDVDGPRTAVPELLGKPRPALLLLNDEDLTYAKVRFDSDSLQVLMQNLGRIPDPLARAVCFSALWNGVRDGIISARDYLRLIVHAAPAETGSGVLQVLLDNSRFAVERYAPAEDRSDLREVLYSLVVDQLQQAEPGSDRQLVWARNAAMLGRHSDAHTELLRGLLQGTATVPGLTVDSDLRWLLWQALAATSNATRAELEAELERDTTASGRVGYTTAAAAFPEPAVKAAAWQDAVHSDELSNQLLSATIEGFTIGSIEMLSAFSADYFASLTLVWSSRSIGQASRVVTGLFPGAQDLPEHMVPADHPVLVASMDWLEANPQAPAALRRIIIEQQDQLLRALRAQAAGR, from the coding sequence GTGTCGAACCAAAATCTGCGTCGTGACGAAGCCGCCGCCCGCTCAGCCCTCATATCCGTTGACGCCTACGATGTCGATCTTGACCTGAGCAGCGCGGAAGATCCGGAAACCGGGGGCTTCCGCTCCCGCAGCACCGTTACCTTCCGCTGCGCCGAGCCGGGGGCCGCTACCTTCCTGGACTTCATCCACGGTGGTGTCCATTCGGTTGTCCTGAACGGCAGGGAACTGCCGCTGGACTCTGCCGTCGACGGCACCCGTGTCCACCTGCCGGGACTGGAGCTCGAAAACACGGTCACGGTGGAGGGCACCGCCCTGTACAGCCGCAGCGGCGAAGGGATGCACCGGTTCACGGATCCGGCCGACGGCCGCACCTATCTGTACACGCAGTACGAGCCGGCCGACGCCCGGCGGGTGTTCGCCAACTTCGAGCAGCCGGACCTCAAGGCCAGCTTCACGTTCCACGTCACTGCGCCGTCGGCCTGGGAAGTTGCTTCGAACGGTGTGGAAACCAACCGCACGGAGCTCGACAGCGGCTTCAGCCGCTGGGATTTTGCCCCCACCCAGCGCATTTCCACCTACATCACCACGGTCCTGGCCGGACCGTACTTCAAAGCAGAGGACGCCTGGTCCACCACCCTGCCGGACGGTTCCGTCCTCGACATTCCCCTGGGCGCCTACTGCCGGTCCTCACTGGCCGAACATTTTGACCCGCAGAACATCTTCGAGATCACCAAACAGGGGCTGGCGTACTTCCACGAGCTGTTTGCCTACCCCTACCCGTTCGGCAAGTACGATCAGGCCTTCGTCCCCGAGTACAACCTCGGTGCCATGGAGAACCCCGGCCTGGTGACGTTCACGGAGTCATACGTCTTCCGGTCCAAAGCCACCGAAGCGCAGTACGAGGCGCGGGCCAACACCATCCTGCACGAGATGGCGCACATGTGGTTCGGTGACCTGGTGACCATGAAGTGGTGGGACGACCTGTGGCTGAAGGAGTCCTTCGCCGATTACATGGGCGCCCTTGCCGTGGACCAGGCAACCGGGTTTACCAACTCATGGGTCAGTTTCGCTAACCGGCGCAAGGCCTGGGCGTACACCCAGGACCAGCTGCCCACCACGCACCCAATCGTCGCGGACATCACCGACTTGGAAGCGGCCAAGCAGAACTTCGACGGCATCACGTATGCCAAGGGCGCCTCCGTCCTCAAGCAGCTGGTGGCCTACGTGGGCTTCGATGCGTTTATCAATGCAGCGCGCGGCTACTTCCGCGACCATGCCTACGGCAACACCACGCTCTCGGACCTGCTCAGTGCCCTGACTGTTGCTTCGGGCCGCGACATGGGTGCCTGGTCGCGGCGGTGGCTGCAGACGGCAGGGGTGCCGCTGCTGACCACGGAGGTGGAAACGGACGACGACGGCGTCATCACTTCCCTCACGATCGTCCAGAACGCACCCGATCCCGTCAGCGGGGAACAGGTTCCCCGGCCGCACCGCCTGCGGATTGGTCTGTATAACCCGGATGCTGCGGGTGCGCTGGTGCGCACCGGGAGCGTGGAAATCGACGTCGACGGTCCCCGTACCGCGGTACCCGAGCTTCTGGGCAAGCCGCGGCCCGCACTGCTGCTGCTCAATGACGAGGACCTCACCTACGCCAAGGTCCGTTTCGACTCCGATTCGCTGCAGGTCCTGATGCAGAACCTGGGCCGGATCCCTGACCCGCTGGCCCGCGCGGTGTGCTTCTCTGCCCTGTGGAACGGCGTCCGGGACGGGATTATCAGTGCCCGCGACTATCTTCGGCTCATCGTGCATGCTGCCCCGGCCGAGACGGGCTCCGGTGTGCTGCAGGTCCTCTTGGACAACTCCCGGTTCGCCGTGGAGCGGTATGCCCCGGCAGAGGACCGCAGCGACCTGCGCGAAGTGCTCTACTCGCTGGTGGTTGACCAGCTTCAGCAGGCGGAGCCCGGAAGCGACCGCCAGCTGGTCTGGGCCCGCAACGCCGCCATGCTGGGCCGCCACAGCGACGCCCACACGGAGCTGCTGCGCGGCCTCCTGCAGGGAACGGCCACCGTACCGGGCCTCACTGTGGACTCGGACCTGCGATGGCTGCTGTGGCAGGCGCTGGCCGCCACCTCAAATGCCACCCGCGCTGAGCTGGAAGCGGAACTGGAGCGGGACACCACGGCATCGGGCCGGGTGGGCTACACGACTGCAGCGGCCGCCTTCCCCGAGCCCGCGGTCAAGGCAGCCGCCTGGCAGGACGCCGTGCATTCGGACGAGCTGTCCAACCAGCTGCTCTCGGCCACCATTGAGGGATTCACCATCGGCAGCATTGAGATGCTGTCCGCCTTCTCCGCGGATTACTTTGCTTCCCTCACCCTGGTCTGGAGCTCACGCAGCATCGGGCAGGCCAGCCGGGTGGTTACCGGCCTCTTCCCCGGGGCGCAGGATTTGCCTGAGCACATGGTTCCCGCCGATCATCCTGTCCTGGTGGCGAGCATGGACTGGCTCGAAGCCAACCCGCAGGCACCGGCTGCCCTGCGCCGGATCATTATCGAGCAGCAGGACCAGTTGCTGCGGGCGCTGCGGGCCCAGGCAGCCGGCAGATAG
- a CDS encoding sulfite exporter TauE/SafE family protein — MDIFHDAVVFVAGLWAGTINAVVGSGTLVTFPVLVALGYAPVAATISNAMGLIAGNIAGSWGYRRELAGLKSILLKLLPASVLGGVTGAALLLHLPESVFGTVAPYLIVVALLFVIFQPKLQSWVRRRADASPTAQQPRRQGVILVILIYLAGVYGGYFVAAQGILLVGILGIFLRGSIQNANAMKNILVLGVNIVAAVSYLLFAFDRIVWPVVGLIAVGSLIGGFLGAAVGRRLSPVVLRTVIVLLGLLALWNMVF, encoded by the coding sequence GTGGACATTTTTCATGATGCCGTAGTCTTCGTTGCCGGTTTGTGGGCGGGGACGATCAATGCCGTGGTCGGGTCGGGAACGCTCGTCACCTTTCCCGTGCTGGTGGCGCTGGGCTACGCCCCGGTGGCCGCCACCATTTCCAACGCGATGGGACTCATCGCCGGAAACATTGCAGGTTCCTGGGGCTACCGCCGGGAACTGGCCGGACTCAAGTCCATCCTCCTAAAGCTCCTGCCCGCCTCAGTACTGGGAGGAGTCACAGGAGCCGCGCTGCTGCTGCACCTGCCGGAGAGTGTCTTCGGCACCGTGGCGCCCTACCTGATCGTGGTGGCGCTGCTGTTTGTCATCTTCCAGCCGAAACTGCAGTCCTGGGTCCGCCGGCGGGCGGATGCCTCACCAACCGCGCAACAGCCCAGGCGCCAGGGCGTCATCCTGGTCATCCTGATCTACTTGGCGGGCGTGTACGGCGGCTACTTCGTGGCGGCGCAGGGAATCCTGCTGGTGGGCATCCTGGGCATCTTCCTGCGCGGCAGCATCCAGAACGCCAACGCCATGAAGAACATCCTGGTCCTTGGCGTGAACATTGTTGCTGCCGTCTCCTATCTGCTGTTTGCCTTCGACCGGATCGTGTGGCCCGTAGTGGGGCTCATTGCGGTGGGCTCGCTGATTGGCGGGTTCCTGGGAGCTGCCGTCGGCCGCAGGCTGTCCCCGGTGGTGCTGCGGACCGTCATCGTGCTGCTGGGTCTGCTCGCCTTGTGGAATATGGTGTTCTAA
- a CDS encoding type B 50S ribosomal protein L31, translated as MKSDIHPKYGPVVFRDLASDTSFLTNSTATSAKTIEWEDGNTYPLIEVEISSASHPFYTGKQRIMDSAGRVERFNARFKGFGGKK; from the coding sequence TTGAAGTCTGATATCCACCCCAAGTACGGCCCGGTTGTTTTCCGCGATCTCGCGTCCGACACCTCGTTCCTGACCAACTCCACGGCTACGTCCGCCAAGACGATCGAGTGGGAAGACGGCAACACCTACCCCCTCATCGAGGTGGAAATCTCCTCCGCGTCGCACCCGTTCTACACGGGCAAGCAGCGCATCATGGACTCCGCCGGCCGTGTCGAGCGCTTCAACGCACGCTTCAAGGGCTTCGGCGGCAAGAAGTAA
- a CDS encoding lipoyl protein ligase domain-containing protein, with amino-acid sequence MSSREQDSGRLHGEFKVVGGKLVVVDLEVRDGKLADVSLSGDFFLEPDDALADINAALEGLPADATGADIAAAVRANLPAEAVLFGFSPEAIATAVRRALAKATGWNDHQWEIIGPTPLPTAMHVAMDEVLAEEVGSGKRNPTLRFWEWETPSVVIGSFQSLRNEVDPQGARKHGVTVVRRISGGGAMFMEHGNAITYSIYVPQSLVDGLSFAESYPFLDAWVMESLEKLGIKAWYQPLNDIATDQGKIGGAAQKRFSSGGMLHHVTMSYDIDADKMLEVLRIGKEKLSDKGTTSAKKRVDPLRRQTGLTREEIIKTMMETFTARYGAVPAGITDEEMALAEKKVADKFGTDEWLNRVP; translated from the coding sequence ATGAGCAGCAGGGAACAGGACAGCGGCCGACTGCACGGAGAGTTCAAGGTAGTTGGCGGAAAACTCGTGGTGGTGGACCTGGAGGTCCGTGACGGAAAACTGGCAGACGTCTCGCTCAGCGGGGACTTCTTCCTGGAACCCGATGATGCTCTGGCCGATATCAATGCGGCTTTGGAAGGACTCCCGGCTGACGCAACCGGAGCAGATATTGCCGCAGCGGTCCGGGCAAACCTTCCCGCCGAAGCGGTCCTGTTTGGCTTCTCCCCGGAGGCCATTGCCACCGCCGTCCGCCGGGCCCTGGCCAAGGCCACGGGCTGGAATGATCATCAGTGGGAAATCATCGGCCCCACACCGCTGCCCACCGCCATGCACGTGGCCATGGACGAGGTGCTGGCCGAAGAAGTGGGATCCGGAAAACGGAACCCCACGCTGCGGTTCTGGGAATGGGAGACACCGTCCGTGGTGATCGGCAGCTTCCAGTCGCTGCGCAACGAAGTGGATCCGCAGGGAGCCCGGAAGCACGGGGTAACGGTGGTTCGCCGCATTTCCGGCGGCGGGGCCATGTTCATGGAACACGGCAATGCCATCACCTATTCGATCTATGTTCCGCAGTCCCTGGTGGACGGACTCAGCTTTGCCGAGTCCTATCCCTTCTTGGACGCCTGGGTGATGGAATCGCTGGAAAAACTTGGCATCAAGGCCTGGTATCAGCCGCTCAATGACATCGCCACGGATCAGGGCAAAATAGGCGGGGCAGCCCAGAAGCGCTTCAGCAGCGGCGGCATGCTGCACCACGTGACCATGTCCTATGACATCGATGCCGACAAGATGCTTGAAGTCCTGCGGATCGGCAAGGAAAAATTGTCTGACAAGGGCACCACCAGTGCCAAGAAACGGGTTGACCCGCTCCGCCGCCAGACCGGACTGACCCGGGAGGAGATCATCAAGACGATGATGGAGACCTTCACCGCGCGCTACGGTGCTGTGCCGGCCGGCATCACCGACGAGGAGATGGCCCTCGCCGAGAAGAAGGTTGCTGACAAGTTCGGCACGGATGAATGGCTCAACCGCGTTCCCTGA
- a CDS encoding SDR family oxidoreductase produces MGLLDGKAAIVTGSSRGIGAEVAKYLAAEGAGVVVNYRQKAPRANKVVTGIENDGGRAVAVGADLTSPEGPAALVAAATENFGGLDVLVLNASGGMETGVEEDYALKLNRDAQVNMLNAALDVMPAGSRVVFVTSHQAHFINSVPTMPEYEPVARSKRAGEDALRELLPQLEEKGITLVVVSGDMIEGTVTATLLDRANPGAIEARRVEAGRLYSVQEFGAEVARMATADVPSGHTEYVGGADYLGAGQVS; encoded by the coding sequence ATGGGCCTGCTGGACGGCAAAGCCGCCATCGTCACCGGATCGTCACGCGGCATCGGAGCGGAGGTGGCCAAGTACCTGGCCGCCGAAGGGGCCGGCGTGGTGGTCAACTACCGCCAGAAGGCCCCCCGGGCCAATAAGGTTGTCACCGGTATTGAAAACGACGGCGGCCGCGCCGTCGCCGTCGGCGCCGATCTGACTTCCCCCGAGGGCCCGGCCGCCCTGGTTGCCGCCGCCACGGAGAACTTCGGCGGCCTGGACGTGCTGGTGCTGAACGCCTCCGGCGGAATGGAAACCGGCGTTGAGGAGGACTACGCGCTGAAGCTCAACCGCGACGCGCAGGTCAACATGCTCAACGCCGCCCTGGACGTCATGCCCGCGGGATCCCGTGTGGTTTTCGTCACCAGCCACCAGGCGCACTTCATTAACTCCGTTCCCACCATGCCCGAATACGAGCCGGTGGCCCGCAGCAAGCGCGCAGGCGAGGACGCCCTGCGCGAGCTCCTGCCGCAGCTCGAGGAGAAGGGCATCACCCTGGTGGTGGTCTCCGGGGACATGATCGAAGGAACCGTAACCGCCACGCTCCTGGACCGCGCCAACCCCGGAGCGATTGAGGCACGCCGGGTGGAAGCCGGCCGGCTCTACTCTGTGCAGGAGTTCGGTGCCGAGGTGGCCCGGATGGCCACAGCGGACGTTCCCTCGGGACACACCGAATACGTGGGCGGCGCCGACTACCTCGGCGCCGGCCAGGTGTCCTAG
- a CDS encoding DUF3099 domain-containing protein, with amino-acid sequence MNKESSRGGQIPRITDARTAHTDEMRARMIKYSVSMGIRLVCLFLLFVVHGWMLWVVIAGAVVLPYFAVIIANGGSDTRNMTASESMIDALPSPAIEAPRVRQPGEPDPNDSPETAVLHGELADDEPPADPHDDKAPPSA; translated from the coding sequence ATGAACAAGGAATCCAGCCGCGGCGGTCAGATCCCCCGGATCACAGACGCCCGCACGGCGCACACCGATGAGATGCGCGCACGCATGATCAAGTATTCGGTGTCCATGGGCATCCGGCTGGTCTGCCTGTTCCTCTTATTTGTCGTCCACGGGTGGATGCTGTGGGTGGTAATCGCCGGCGCCGTCGTCCTTCCGTATTTCGCCGTGATCATTGCGAACGGAGGATCCGATACGCGCAACATGACCGCATCTGAGTCCATGATTGATGCGCTCCCCTCGCCCGCAATAGAAGCACCCCGCGTCCGGCAACCCGGCGAGCCCGATCCGAATGACTCCCCCGAAACCGCAGTGCTGCACGGCGAGCTTGCCGACGACGAGCCCCCTGCTGACCCCCACGACGATAAGGCACCACCTTCAGCATGA